In Planctomycetota bacterium, a single genomic region encodes these proteins:
- a CDS encoding family 16 glycoside hydrolase, with product MNFLLQTCLAVQLASVPQVLPSEDVELEQGVSLRVYDVSRELPLMPTLVEGQTPNVSKRVDGLTLIDGAYELDDLFLATADTWLKVDEAGTYEFVVEADDGVILEINDVVVAQGNTSYPHVLQTGLKLEEGFHKLRVTLWEAKGQAIMRVGWRKMNDEAFETIPTDLLFTEADQVRPTSPGPKNVILPDGVDAKLMTAGNGRPLNGVHPYLELTNLRPDGFEPKVGGMTFIDGQLAVCTWDRVGGVYLVGGDEVTKIAEGLAEPLGMFHIDGRTFVLQKQELTELIDEDGDGVTDFYKAAVTGWPTSANFHEFAFGLEGRMTDDGPRLYGALAVAIDPGGRTTVPQVPGRGVVIEMDPDAGTYEVLAQGVRTPNGVGFGVDGELFVLDNQGDWLPESKMSHVPLDGEPRFLGSHMTPDHPWADLVPPDPVVWLPQGEIGNSPTQPTLLPDNWGPYAGDMVHGDVTHGGVKRVFVEEVNGQYQGAVFRFTQGMEAGVNRLLVGPNGDLFVGMIGSTGNWGDGSGQFHGLQKLTPGQTLPFEMAEVAATETGFTITLTKPAAEAFDAEHFAVVDYRYDPTSQYGGPKKDVRDLSVSGVNWNDDRTRVTLDIPDLQPGRVVHLVLVDMADVEGNLPWTTEAWYTLNQVPGQTRAPKQVMMPKLTEAEIADGWKLLFNGRDTAGWHNVNSEDISGAWAATEAGELHLQWAGGGDIVTDETYGDFELSLEWKISEGGNSGIFYRGVETPGEPIFTTALEMQVLDDQRHGDAKNGRDRWAGALYALYAVPDPSPANPAGQWNHAIVRLKDNQLTHILNGAVILETELWGEDFTQRVAESKFASMPGFAKADRGVIGLQDHGDLVWYRNVKIRELD from the coding sequence ATGAACTTCCTCCTCCAAACGTGTCTTGCTGTTCAACTCGCGTCGGTGCCGCAGGTTTTGCCTTCGGAGGATGTGGAGCTTGAGCAGGGCGTTTCGCTTCGGGTGTACGACGTGAGTCGTGAGCTGCCGTTGATGCCGACGCTGGTCGAGGGGCAGACGCCGAACGTAAGCAAGCGGGTCGATGGGCTGACGCTGATCGATGGCGCATACGAACTCGACGACCTGTTCCTCGCGACCGCCGACACCTGGCTCAAGGTCGACGAGGCCGGCACCTACGAGTTCGTCGTCGAGGCCGACGATGGCGTCATCCTCGAGATCAACGACGTCGTCGTCGCCCAGGGCAACACCAGCTACCCGCACGTTCTGCAGACCGGCTTGAAATTGGAAGAGGGTTTTCACAAGCTGCGCGTCACGCTTTGGGAGGCCAAGGGTCAGGCGATCATGCGCGTCGGCTGGCGGAAGATGAACGACGAGGCGTTTGAGACGATTCCGACGGACTTGCTCTTCACAGAGGCCGACCAGGTCCGCCCGACCTCGCCGGGGCCCAAGAACGTCATCCTGCCCGACGGGGTCGACGCGAAGTTGATGACCGCCGGCAACGGCCGACCGCTCAATGGCGTTCACCCCTATCTCGAACTGACCAACCTCCGTCCTGACGGCTTCGAGCCAAAGGTCGGCGGCATGACGTTCATCGACGGCCAACTCGCCGTCTGCACATGGGACCGTGTCGGCGGCGTCTACCTCGTCGGCGGCGATGAGGTGACGAAGATCGCCGAAGGTCTCGCCGAGCCGCTGGGCATGTTCCACATTGACGGCCGGACGTTCGTGCTGCAGAAGCAGGAGCTGACCGAGCTGATCGACGAGGACGGCGACGGCGTGACCGACTTCTACAAGGCCGCCGTCACCGGCTGGCCGACGTCGGCCAACTTCCACGAGTTCGCGTTCGGCCTCGAAGGCCGCATGACCGACGACGGCCCCCGGCTCTACGGCGCGCTCGCTGTCGCGATCGACCCCGGCGGTCGCACGACCGTGCCGCAGGTGCCGGGTCGGGGCGTCGTCATCGAGATGGACCCCGATGCCGGTACGTACGAAGTCCTCGCCCAAGGCGTCCGCACGCCCAACGGCGTCGGCTTCGGCGTCGATGGCGAACTGTTCGTGCTCGACAACCAGGGCGACTGGTTGCCCGAGTCGAAGATGAGTCACGTTCCGCTCGACGGCGAGCCACGGTTTCTCGGTTCGCACATGACGCCGGATCATCCGTGGGCGGACCTGGTGCCGCCGGACCCGGTGGTCTGGCTGCCCCAGGGCGAGATCGGCAACTCACCCACGCAGCCGACGCTGCTGCCGGACAACTGGGGTCCTTACGCCGGCGACATGGTCCACGGCGACGTCACCCACGGCGGCGTCAAGCGCGTCTTTGTCGAGGAAGTCAACGGCCAATACCAGGGCGCGGTCTTCCGCTTTACCCAAGGCATGGAGGCCGGTGTCAACCGGCTGCTCGTCGGCCCCAACGGCGATCTGTTCGTCGGCATGATCGGCTCGACCGGCAACTGGGGCGATGGCTCCGGGCAGTTCCACGGGCTCCAGAAACTCACGCCCGGACAGACGCTGCCGTTCGAGATGGCCGAAGTGGCCGCGACGGAAACGGGCTTCACGATTACGCTGACCAAGCCCGCCGCCGAGGCGTTCGATGCCGAGCACTTCGCCGTCGTCGACTACCGCTACGACCCGACCAGCCAGTACGGCGGCCCGAAGAAGGACGTGCGCGATCTGTCGGTGTCCGGTGTCAATTGGAACGATGACCGGACGCGCGTGACGCTCGACATTCCCGACCTGCAGCCGGGCCGTGTGGTGCATCTCGTGCTCGTCGACATGGCCGATGTCGAGGGCAACCTGCCGTGGACGACCGAGGCGTGGTACACGCTCAACCAGGTCCCCGGCCAGACCCGGGCACCCAAGCAAGTCATGATGCCCAAACTCACCGAAGCCGAGATTGCCGACGGATGGAAGCTGCTGTTCAACGGCCGCGACACGGCCGGCTGGCACAACGTGAACTCGGAAGACATCTCCGGCGCATGGGCCGCGACCGAGGCGGGCGAGCTGCATCTGCAATGGGCCGGCGGCGGGGACATCGTCACCGATGAGACGTACGGTGACTTCGAACTCTCGCTCGAATGGAAGATCAGCGAGGGCGGCAACAGCGGCATTTTCTACCGCGGCGTCGAGACACCCGGCGAGCCGATCTTCACCACCGCCCTGGAGATGCAGGTCCTCGACGACCAGCGCCACGGCGACGCGAAGAACGGCCGCGACCGGTGGGCCGGGGCGCTCTACGCGCTCTACGCCGTGCCCGATCCGTCGCCGGCCAATCCCGCGGGGCAGTGGAACCACGCCATCGTGCGCCTGAAAGACAATCAGCTCACCCACATCCTCAACGGCGCGGTGATCCTCGAAACCGAGCTCTGGGGCGAGGACTTCACGCAGCGCGTCGCCGAGAGCAAGTTCGCCAGCATGCCCGGCTTCGCCAAAGCCGACCGCGGCGTCATCGGCCTGCAAGACCACGGCGATCTGGTCTGGTACCGCAACGTGAAGATCCGCGAGCTGGATTGA
- a CDS encoding DUF1579 domain-containing protein translates to MLTTLLLTALLTLEPATKPADAMEEMPQMSPEEMAMMEAYIEAGMPGEKHEMLSPFVGEWETTSIMQMPGQEPMESKGTASSAWVMDGRFVQQTYAGNMMGMAFTGMSMTGYDNVTGKYQSVWVDSMSSGMAIAYGTVSEDGKTFTFEGKYADPMTGKMKPYKQELIVESDDRHVFKMYEAMVPGGEMVHTFTIIYDRV, encoded by the coding sequence ATGCTCACGACACTCCTGCTCACCGCCCTGCTCACGCTCGAACCGGCCACCAAGCCCGCCGACGCGATGGAAGAAATGCCCCAAATGTCGCCGGAGGAGATGGCGATGATGGAGGCGTACATCGAAGCCGGCATGCCCGGCGAGAAACACGAGATGCTCAGCCCGTTCGTCGGCGAGTGGGAGACGACCTCGATCATGCAGATGCCCGGGCAGGAGCCGATGGAAAGCAAGGGCACTGCCAGCAGCGCATGGGTGATGGACGGCCGATTCGTGCAGCAGACCTACGCCGGCAACATGATGGGCATGGCGTTCACCGGCATGAGCATGACCGGCTACGACAACGTCACCGGCAAGTACCAGTCCGTCTGGGTCGACTCCATGTCCAGCGGAATGGCCATCGCCTACGGCACCGTCAGCGAGGACGGCAAGACCTTCACCTTCGAGGGCAAGTACGCCGACCCGATGACCGGCAAGATGAAACCGTACAAGCAGGAGCTCATCGTCGAGAGCGACGACCGCCACGTCTTCAAGATGTACGAGGCGATGGTGCCCGGCGGCGAGATGGTCCACACCTTCACGATCATCTACGACCGGGTCTGA
- a CDS encoding molybdopterin molybdotransferase MoeA, which translates to MTDNIPLPEMSVTEAIAVLDGEPVETRLERRSAGLSQTGRLAEPLRTDRPYPPYDKALMDGFAIKASEVDGDRREFEVVGDASAGTLVTGWQPGDAIRIATGAPLPPGTDAIVPIERCKVHHRPGIAPGEWIGLDRVTVQGDVNAGDAIAPEGSDRPAGATILPTGSRLTGGTATAATAVAHEAAVFRKPRVLVLCTGTEVVHDGQTPGRYQTRNSIGEPVRRLLAAMGCVTVRYRHTLPDVREILYREIERALQRKAIGGDALVLTGGMSMSRHDHIPSLLKSFGFEFRINKLRIRPGKPFVFAVLPAEKSNTGRPRYAFGLPGNPVSAFVCTLRLASRLLIRLGGGDPSKEMPLLPMPLAAPLEKANGPREFYQPCRLDEAGVHPLAWRGSADVFTLAQADALLVRPEQDPPHAAGELVKVLPIPR; encoded by the coding sequence ATGACCGATAACATTCCGCTGCCGGAGATGAGCGTGACCGAGGCGATCGCGGTGCTGGACGGGGAGCCGGTGGAGACGCGCTTGGAACGTCGCTCCGCCGGCTTGTCGCAGACCGGGCGCCTTGCCGAGCCACTTCGGACCGATCGACCCTACCCGCCGTATGACAAGGCGCTGATGGATGGGTTCGCGATCAAAGCGTCGGAGGTCGACGGCGACCGACGCGAGTTCGAAGTCGTCGGCGATGCGTCAGCGGGCACACTCGTCACCGGCTGGCAACCCGGCGACGCGATTCGCATCGCGACGGGCGCACCCTTGCCGCCGGGCACCGACGCGATCGTGCCGATCGAACGTTGCAAGGTCCACCACCGTCCAGGCATCGCCCCGGGCGAGTGGATCGGCCTGGACCGCGTGACGGTCCAAGGTGATGTCAACGCCGGTGACGCAATCGCGCCTGAAGGTTCGGACCGCCCTGCCGGGGCGACAATCCTACCGACCGGCTCACGGCTGACCGGGGGAACCGCGACCGCCGCAACTGCCGTGGCCCACGAAGCTGCCGTCTTTCGGAAGCCCCGCGTGCTCGTCCTTTGCACGGGCACCGAAGTCGTGCACGACGGTCAGACACCCGGGCGTTACCAGACCCGCAACTCCATCGGTGAGCCGGTCCGACGCCTGCTCGCCGCCATGGGCTGCGTCACAGTTCGCTACCGGCACACTCTGCCCGATGTCCGCGAGATTCTCTATCGCGAGATCGAACGAGCCTTGCAACGCAAAGCGATCGGCGGCGACGCGTTGGTGCTCACCGGCGGCATGAGCATGAGCCGGCATGATCACATCCCGAGCCTGCTGAAGAGCTTCGGCTTTGAGTTTCGCATCAACAAGCTGCGTATCCGGCCGGGTAAGCCATTCGTGTTTGCGGTGCTTCCGGCGGAGAAGTCGAACACCGGTCGGCCCAGGTACGCGTTCGGCTTGCCCGGGAATCCGGTGTCGGCGTTTGTTTGCACGCTGCGACTTGCATCGCGATTACTGATTCGGCTTGGCGGCGGCGATCCGAGCAAGGAGATGCCGCTGTTGCCGATGCCGCTGGCGGCGCCGTTGGAGAAGGCGAACGGGCCGCGCGAGTTCTACCAGCCGTGCAGGCTCGACGAGGCGGGGGTACACCCGCTGGCGTGGCGCGGCAGTGCGGACGTGTTCACCCTCGCCCAGGCCGACGCGCTGCTGGTTCGGCCCGAACAGGACCCGCCCCACGCGGCCGGCGAACTCGTGAAAGTCTTGCCAATCCCACGGTGA
- a CDS encoding LuxR C-terminal-related transcriptional regulator, whose product MTHFYVVDDDAAIRRLTAAFLERAGHNVRTFADAAAFKVAFDADGKPDDCVLLDLDLPGEGGQEIQDWLADRAEPPKVFVITGEVDVPTAVTLMRRGAKDLLIKPFTERELLDRISDAITRHDTRVEATPEQKQAIGQLTPREREVFELVAAGDANKQVAFKLGISQRTVEVHRGRVMQKLNADSLADLVVLAIATGTRQAV is encoded by the coding sequence ATGACCCACTTCTATGTTGTCGATGACGACGCGGCGATCCGCCGACTGACGGCCGCGTTTCTCGAGCGGGCCGGCCATAACGTGCGGACGTTCGCCGACGCCGCCGCTTTCAAAGTCGCGTTCGACGCCGACGGCAAGCCCGACGATTGCGTGCTGCTCGACCTCGATCTGCCCGGTGAAGGCGGGCAGGAGATCCAAGATTGGCTCGCCGACCGTGCCGAGCCGCCGAAGGTTTTCGTGATCACCGGCGAGGTCGATGTGCCAACGGCCGTGACGTTGATGCGCCGCGGTGCCAAGGATCTGCTGATCAAGCCGTTCACCGAACGGGAACTGCTGGACCGAATCTCCGACGCGATTACGCGCCACGACACCCGGGTCGAAGCCACACCCGAGCAGAAACAAGCCATCGGCCAACTGACTCCCCGGGAACGCGAGGTGTTCGAGCTCGTCGCGGCGGGTGATGCGAACAAACAGGTCGCGTTCAAGCTCGGTATCAGCCAGCGGACCGTCGAGGTGCATCGCGGCCGGGTCATGCAAAAGCTCAACGCCGATAGCCTGGCCGATCTGGTGGTGTTGGCCATCGCGACCGGTACCCGCCAAGCCGTCTGA
- a CDS encoding PA14 domain-containing protein: MLVTKTRASTMQINTAAATFPTTYAAPATPTAGIDALRQKADAFHKAEANLTAVLTGRGTRRATYSLERDLLARHTSQHAAGIAKASRNLDVAAAADAAVRSADDALITMRTAVERLAGGLSQNDADNARAQINAAMNELTKSSAAEFAGKRLFTGKPIASVVGEDVEASMPEPTQPNTGTGLTVSYYEGLNFEKLISTGVDATVHHAWRSAEVGDSGLKDNVSVRWEGEVEALEAGDYQFRTRSDDGIRVWVDDELVIDNWTNHGATYDVSESIAFEENERKSIRVEYFENRGSAIMQLQWGQNSRFRAINTGQLYEVEKEIEPGSVGVASNHLEHARDDFNAGPSIAGGRHTFYAGGLEAGDLGVGDQRLTDLDTLLDNGRYEEALGVIDASREQVRLQQVAVDAFARGARATMGVSEKALLRSERAATRMNDISAALTESENARAALIDQARSQANRLAETFAATRPGTLVGTALSVRV, from the coding sequence TTGCTCGTCACCAAGACACGAGCAAGCACGATGCAGATCAACACCGCCGCCGCGACATTTCCGACCACCTACGCTGCTCCCGCCACACCGACCGCCGGCATCGACGCTCTCCGGCAAAAGGCCGATGCGTTTCACAAAGCCGAAGCGAACCTCACCGCAGTGTTGACCGGTCGCGGCACCCGGCGGGCGACATACAGCCTCGAGCGTGACCTGCTCGCCCGCCACACCAGCCAACATGCGGCCGGTATCGCGAAGGCGTCCCGCAACCTTGATGTGGCGGCGGCGGCCGATGCGGCGGTCCGATCCGCCGATGACGCGCTGATCACCATGCGAACCGCCGTTGAACGCCTCGCCGGTGGTCTGTCCCAGAACGATGCCGACAACGCCCGTGCCCAGATCAACGCCGCCATGAATGAGCTTACCAAGAGCAGTGCGGCGGAGTTCGCCGGCAAACGCCTTTTCACCGGCAAGCCCATCGCCAGTGTGGTTGGCGAGGATGTGGAAGCATCCATGCCGGAACCGACGCAGCCCAACACCGGCACGGGTCTCACCGTGTCCTACTACGAAGGGTTGAACTTCGAGAAGCTCATCTCCACCGGCGTCGACGCGACCGTGCATCACGCGTGGCGCAGCGCGGAGGTCGGCGACAGCGGCCTGAAAGACAACGTGAGTGTCCGGTGGGAGGGCGAAGTCGAAGCGCTCGAAGCCGGCGACTATCAGTTCCGCACGCGGTCCGACGACGGGATTCGTGTCTGGGTTGATGACGAACTCGTGATCGACAACTGGACCAACCACGGCGCGACCTACGACGTGTCGGAGAGCATCGCGTTCGAGGAGAACGAGCGCAAGAGCATTCGCGTGGAGTACTTCGAAAATCGCGGCTCGGCGATCATGCAATTGCAGTGGGGACAAAACAGCCGATTCCGGGCGATCAACACGGGCCAGCTTTACGAAGTCGAAAAGGAAATCGAGCCCGGATCGGTCGGCGTCGCGTCCAATCACCTCGAACACGCCCGTGACGATTTCAACGCCGGCCCGTCAATCGCGGGCGGGCGGCACACGTTCTACGCCGGCGGTCTTGAAGCCGGGGATTTGGGCGTCGGCGATCAGCGTCTGACCGACCTCGACACGCTGCTCGACAACGGTCGTTACGAGGAAGCGCTCGGCGTGATCGACGCCAGCCGGGAACAGGTCCGCCTGCAGCAGGTCGCCGTTGATGCGTTTGCCCGTGGTGCGCGTGCGACGATGGGCGTTTCGGAAAAGGCGTTGCTCCGCTCGGAGCGTGCGGCGACACGGATGAACGACATTTCCGCAGCGCTGACCGAGTCCGAGAACGCGCGGGCGGCGTTGATCGATCAGGCCCGCTCCCAGGCTAACCGACTTGCCGAGACATTCGCCGCGACCCGTCCGGGCACGCTCGTCGGCACCGCACTCTCGGTCCGGGTCTGA
- a CDS encoding metalloregulator ArsR/SmtB family transcription factor: MPEAENAFACICKALAEPMRFGLLSRIAQADADGGEVGCKTLVAEFPVSQATISHHLKELQRAGLIESRMDGACLFLRPNAEKLEAFCDELRERLALNSVRA; this comes from the coding sequence ATGCCCGAAGCCGAGAACGCATTTGCTTGCATCTGCAAAGCGCTGGCGGAGCCCATGCGGTTTGGGCTGCTCAGCCGCATCGCACAGGCCGACGCCGATGGCGGCGAGGTGGGCTGCAAGACGCTCGTCGCCGAGTTTCCCGTGTCGCAGGCGACGATCTCGCACCACCTGAAAGAGTTGCAACGGGCCGGGCTGATCGAGTCGCGGATGGACGGAGCGTGCCTGTTCCTCAGACCTAATGCCGAGAAGCTCGAAGCGTTCTGCGACGAACTCCGCGAACGGTTGGCGCTCAACAGCGTTCGGGCTTGA
- the speA gene encoding biosynthetic arginine decarboxylase yields MSEWTAEQSSALYGVNQWGKGYFSVSDDGHLCAHPTQQPSASIDMRALVDELTQRGIATPVLVRFPDLLEHRIGHLTDVFAKARADFNYQGEYRCVFPIKVNQSRQIVEEVYAFGKPHGFGLEAGSKPELLAVLSLVEDNDTPIICNGFKDDEFIEAVVLARKIGRKIIPVVEKFSELEALIHSAKRHGVMPDIGLRVKLSSKGAGRWEQSGGVRSKFGLFVSELLDALALLREHDMGDALAMLHVHVGSQIHEINAVRDAITELARTYVELHKLGAKLRYIDIGGGLGVDYDGAASPHVGSINYDLQEYANDVVFGIRQICDDADVPHPHIISESGRAVVAYGATLVFDAIGWSGFDKFDVPRQPNNGQRKDIPTPVRNLFDALAELDTRPFAECWHDALLARSQMEDLYRLGYCSLELRATGEKLFFAVATRVLAEVRKLDHVPDEFADLESMLSTTYFCNLSIFQSMPDSWAIDQVFPILPIHRLDERPTGHGILADITCDSDGKIDQFIRPRGGGSGPKRTLELHPLRPDEPYYLAACMVGAYQEILGDLHNLFGDTNVVHVKLTDTSPAGYEIDEVIEGESCEDVLRYVQYEPKQMVRAMRKTTETALRAGKLSVEESRAFLKFFTDGLEGYTYLE; encoded by the coding sequence ATGAGCGAGTGGACCGCGGAGCAATCGAGCGCGTTGTACGGCGTGAACCAATGGGGCAAGGGCTACTTTTCGGTGTCCGACGACGGACATCTGTGTGCCCATCCGACGCAACAGCCAAGCGCGTCGATCGACATGCGTGCCTTGGTCGACGAACTCACGCAACGGGGCATCGCGACGCCGGTGCTCGTGCGATTCCCCGACCTGCTCGAACACCGCATCGGCCATCTCACCGACGTCTTCGCCAAGGCCCGCGCGGACTTCAACTACCAAGGCGAGTATCGCTGCGTCTTCCCGATCAAGGTCAACCAATCCAGGCAGATCGTCGAGGAGGTGTACGCGTTCGGCAAACCGCACGGCTTCGGCCTGGAAGCCGGCAGCAAGCCGGAACTGCTCGCCGTGCTCTCGCTCGTCGAGGACAACGACACGCCGATCATCTGCAACGGGTTCAAGGACGACGAGTTCATCGAGGCGGTCGTGCTGGCCCGCAAAATCGGCCGCAAGATCATCCCCGTCGTCGAAAAGTTCAGCGAGCTCGAAGCCCTGATCCACTCGGCCAAGCGCCACGGCGTTATGCCCGACATCGGGCTACGCGTGAAGCTCAGCAGCAAGGGTGCCGGCCGGTGGGAACAGTCCGGCGGCGTCCGTAGCAAGTTCGGTCTGTTCGTCTCGGAACTTCTCGACGCCCTCGCCCTGCTCCGCGAACATGACATGGGCGACGCGCTGGCGATGCTGCATGTCCACGTCGGCAGCCAGATTCACGAGATCAACGCCGTCCGCGACGCGATCACCGAGTTGGCGCGCACCTACGTCGAGTTGCACAAGCTCGGGGCGAAGCTGCGCTACATCGACATCGGCGGCGGGCTCGGTGTCGACTACGACGGAGCCGCCAGCCCGCACGTCGGCAGCATCAACTACGACTTGCAGGAGTATGCCAACGACGTCGTCTTCGGCATCCGCCAGATCTGCGACGACGCCGACGTGCCCCACCCGCACATCATCTCCGAGTCGGGACGGGCGGTCGTTGCGTATGGCGCGACGCTCGTCTTCGACGCGATCGGCTGGTCCGGCTTCGACAAGTTCGACGTCCCCCGCCAACCCAACAACGGACAACGCAAGGACATCCCCACACCCGTGCGCAACCTCTTCGACGCGTTGGCCGAGCTCGATACCCGGCCGTTCGCCGAGTGCTGGCACGACGCCCTGCTCGCGCGGTCGCAAATGGAAGACCTGTACCGGCTCGGCTACTGCTCGTTGGAGCTACGTGCAACGGGCGAAAAACTCTTCTTCGCCGTCGCGACCCGCGTGTTGGCCGAGGTGCGGAAACTTGATCACGTTCCCGACGAGTTCGCCGACCTGGAGTCGATGCTCAGCACGACGTACTTCTGCAACCTGAGCATCTTCCAGTCGATGCCCGACAGTTGGGCGATCGATCAGGTGTTCCCGATCCTGCCGATCCATCGCCTCGACGAGCGTCCGACCGGCCACGGGATCCTGGCCGACATCACCTGCGACTCCGACGGGAAGATCGACCAGTTCATCCGCCCCCGCGGCGGCGGCTCCGGACCCAAGCGCACGCTCGAACTTCACCCGCTGCGCCCAGACGAACCCTATTACCTCGCCGCGTGCATGGTCGGTGCGTACCAGGAGATTCTCGGCGACCTGCACAACCTCTTTGGCGACACCAACGTCGTCCACGTCAAGCTCACCGACACCTCCCCCGCTGGCTACGAGATCGACGAAGTCATCGAAGGCGAGAGCTGCGAAGACGTACTGCGGTATGTCCAGTACGAACCGAAGCAGATGGTGCGAGCGATGCGCAAGACCACCGAGACGGCCCTGCGGGCGGGCAAACTCTCGGTCGAGGAAAGCCGTGCGTTCCTGAAGTTCTTCACCGACGGACTCGAGGGGTACACCTACCTCGAGTGA
- a CDS encoding agmatine deiminase family protein, whose amino-acid sequence MTPRELGFSFPAEWAPHAATWMSYPRPGGISFPDRYQSCLENWARIARSVAEFEPLRVNVGPDDMTEAGRHIGDFAELFPIATDEPWCRDHGPAFVVNDTEIAVVDWKFNAWGGKYAPWDRDAGVPKQIAETLGLRRFEAPIVMEGGAVDFDGAGSILTTTDCLLNPNRNGDMPRAKVEQHLLDYYGQQHVHWLTGGIEGDDTDGHVDDLARYIAEDTIVIGVEQDTADPNHAATASAVEQARAFCGNVVEFPMPDHLEIEGQRVPATHVNFYFVNGGLLVPTFGGPSDDRCLGILRELMPDRNVVGVDCREIIWGLGAIHCLTQQQPVGPRPTGTIVP is encoded by the coding sequence ATGACCCCGCGCGAGCTTGGCTTTTCCTTCCCCGCCGAATGGGCACCGCACGCCGCGACGTGGATGAGCTACCCGCGCCCCGGCGGCATCAGCTTCCCCGACCGATACCAAAGCTGCCTGGAAAACTGGGCGCGTATCGCCCGTTCCGTCGCGGAGTTCGAACCGCTGCGGGTGAACGTCGGGCCGGATGACATGACGGAGGCCGGGCGTCACATCGGCGACTTCGCGGAGTTGTTCCCGATCGCGACCGACGAGCCGTGGTGTCGCGACCACGGGCCGGCCTTCGTCGTGAACGACACCGAGATCGCCGTGGTGGACTGGAAGTTCAACGCCTGGGGCGGAAAGTACGCCCCGTGGGACCGCGACGCCGGCGTGCCGAAGCAAATCGCCGAGACGCTCGGCCTGCGACGCTTTGAAGCACCGATCGTCATGGAAGGCGGCGCGGTCGACTTCGACGGGGCCGGCTCGATCCTGACCACCACCGACTGCCTGCTCAACCCCAACCGCAACGGCGACATGCCGCGCGCGAAAGTCGAACAACACCTGCTCGATTACTACGGCCAGCAGCACGTTCACTGGCTCACCGGCGGCATCGAGGGCGACGACACCGACGGCCACGTCGACGATCTGGCCCGCTACATCGCCGAGGACACCATCGTCATCGGTGTCGAGCAGGACACTGCTGATCCCAACCATGCCGCCACCGCTTCCGCCGTCGAACAAGCCCGAGCTTTTTGCGGCAACGTCGTCGAGTTTCCCATGCCCGACCACCTGGAGATCGAGGGCCAACGCGTCCCGGCGACGCACGTCAACTTCTACTTCGTCAACGGAGGGCTGCTCGTGCCCACCTTCGGCGGACCAAGCGACGACCGTTGCCTTGGCATTCTGCGCGAGTTGATGCCCGATCGGAACGTTGTCGGCGTCGACTGCCGCGAGATCATCTGGGGGCTCGGCGCCATCCACTGCCTGACCCAACAGCAGCCCGTCGGCCCCCGCCCCACCGGGACTATCGTGCCGTGA